A stretch of DNA from Drosophila virilis strain 15010-1051.87 chromosome 5, Dvir_AGI_RSII-ME, whole genome shotgun sequence:
TACTTTCGCAATCTGGAGGTCATTCACGGCCGTCAGCTCATGGAGAGCTTCTTTGCCGCGCTCTCGATTGTCAAGTCCTCACTCTCCAGCCTGGAGCTTCGCAATCTGAAGCGCATCAACTCCGGCAGCATTGTCATCCAGCACAACGAAAAGCTCTGCTACGTGAGCAACATACGCTGGTCGACGGTGCAGAAGTCCAACGATCAGATGCAGTACATCAACGAGAACCTAAACACCTCCGAGTGCCGTAAGTAGCTGCTTATCCAAGCAATTGAATTTTCGGGTCTAAGTCAATCTCTTTCACCCCGCAGGCAAGGCGCGTCAGGTTTGCTCGGATCAATGCAACAGCGACGGCTGCTGGGGCGCCGGCCCGGACCAGTGTCTGAACTGCAAGAGCTTTAACTACAATGGCACCTGCATCGCCGACTGTCGCAATGTCACCAAGTAAGTGTCCAACTCACCCATTCAGCTTGTCAATCTTGCTAACGCcttcttcttttatttcaCAGAACCTACCAGTTCGATGCGAAAACCTGCAAGAAGTGCCATCCGGAGTGCCGCACCTGCTCGGGACCCGGCGCCGAGCACTGCGACGAGTGCGTCCATGTGCGCGACGATCAGCATTGCGTGACCGTCTGTCCGGAGAACAAGTACTCGGACTTTGGCATCTGCCGCAGGTGCCACGAGACTTGCGAGGGCTGCACGGGACCCAACAATACGATTGGACACGGCGCCTGCAACACGTGCAATCTGGCCATTATCAATGCGGATGCCACGGTGGAGCGTTGCCTGCGCAAGGATGACAAATGCCCCGACGGCTACTACTGGGAGTATGTGCATCCGCAGGAGCAGGGCTCGCTCAAGCCGCTGGCCGGCAAGGCCATCTGCCGCAAGTGCCATCCGCGCTGCGAGCTGTGCACCAACTACGGCTTCCATGAGCAGGTGTGCTCCAAGTGCGCCGGCTACAAGCGACGCGAGCAGTGCGAGGACGAATGCCCGGCGGATCACTATGCGGACGAGGAGAAGCGCGAGTGCTTCGAGTGCCATCCGGAGTGCAAGGGCTGCACTGGACCCGGCTCCGAGGACTGCCTGGCCTGCCGTAACTTCAAGCTCTTCGCCGAGAGCGAGGTGTACGACAATTCGACCCTGTTCAACTGTACCTCCAAGTGCCCGCCGGAGTTGCCGCATGTCAACTATCAGTCGCACTTCATCGGACCCCACTGTGCGTCCAGTCCGCCGCGTGGCTCCAAGCTGACCGCCGGCCTGAATGTGAACATGATTATCATCATCTTTGTGGCCGTCTTTATACCCGTGATCTGCGTGCTCTGTGTCATCATCTACATCTGCCGGCAGAAGCAACAGGAGAAGAAGGAAACGGACGACCTGGCCAAGGTGTTCTTCGGCTGCGAGGACTCGGAACCGTTGCGCCCCTCCAACATTGGCGCCAATCTCAGCAAGCTGCGTATTGTCAAGGACGCGGAGCTGCGCAAAGGCGGCGTCCTGGGCATGGGTGCCTTCGGGCGTGTCTACAAGGGCGTCTGGGTGCCAGAGGGCGAGAATGTCAAGATACCCGTGGCCATTAAGGAGCTGCTCAAGACATCTGGCGCCGAGTCCAGTCAGGAGTTCCTTAACGAAGCTTACGCCATGGCCACCGTGGAGCATGGCAATCTCCTCAAGCTGCTGGCCGTCTGCATGTCCTCGCAAATGATGCTCATAACACAGCTGATGCCGCTCGGCTGCTTGCTCGACTATGTGCGCAATAATCGCGACAAGATTGGCTCTAAGGCGCTGCTCAACTGGTCCACCCAAATAGCCAAGGGCATGTCCTATCTGGAGGAGCGGCGCCTCGTGCATCGAGATCTGGCCGCACGCAATGTGCTGGTGCAGACGCCCTCCCTGGTGAAGATCACGGACTTCGGCCTGGCCAAGCTGCTGAGTCTGGACTCGAATGAGTACAAAGCAGCTGGCGGCAAGATGCCCATCAAGTGGTTGGCCCTCGAGTGCATCAGGCATCGCGTCTTCTCCAGCAAGTCGGATGTGTGGGCCTTCGGCGTGACCATTTGGGAGCTGTTGACCTTTGGCCAGCGACCCCACGAGAATATACTCGCAAAGGATATACCCGATCTCATCGAGATGGGCCTGAAGCTGGAACAGCCCGAGATCTGCTCCCTAGACATTTATTGCACGCTGCTCTCCTGCTGGCAGCTGGACGCCGACTTGCGTCCGCCCTTCAAGCAACTGACCAATGTGTTTGCCGAATTCGCACGCGATCCGGGCCGCTATCTGGCCATACCCGGCGACAAGTTCACGCGCCTGCCCGCCTATACGAGCCAGGACGAGAAGGATCTCATACGCAAGCTGGCGCCCACCACAGACGGCTCGGAGCCCATGGTCGAGGCGGACGATTATCTGCAGCCAAAGGCGGCACCGGGTCCCAGCCATCGCACCGACGGCACCGATGAGATACCCAAACTCAATCGCTACTGCAAAGATCCCAGCAACAAGAACTCAAACAGCGGCGGCATCGGCGGCGACGATGAAACCGATTCCAATGCACGCGAAGTCGGCGTGGGAAATCTGCGCCTTGACCTGCCGGTTGACGAGGATGACTACTTGATGCCCACGGGACAGGGTAATcccaacggcaacaacaacaacaacaacaacaacagcaacaatcccaacaacaacatggccacagccgcagccaccGGTTACATCGATGTCATTGGCGTAAGTAAACGATGGGAATATAATAAACAGGCGAATACTAATCCAATTCTTGCTCTGTCCCACAACCAGGTGCCCGTTAGCGTCGACAATCCGGAGTATCTGCTGAACGCACTCAGCGCTGGGGAGGCGCCGATGCCCACACAGACGATTGGCATACCCGTTGCGGGTGTGCCCGGCACCATGGAGGTGAAAATGCCTGGCAGCGAGTCCACCAGCTCCGACCATGAGTACTACAATGATACGCAGCGGGAGCTGCAGCCGCTTCAACTGCTGCGCAGTCGCAGCACGGAGACGCGAGTCTAGTTGCACAGAGAAAGAGGAAGTGAGATaaagtgagaaagagagaacaCACTGCCAGAAGAAATGAGTTAATTTTGGATATCAATCTTGCCACGTAGTACCCAAGTGCCTTGTGGGAGGCATCGCCAGTTGTCGGTTGCCAGTTGCGGACGCAGTTGCTCTGATGTGTGCCTTCTGAATGCTGTTATCAtagatacaaaaacaaaacccatTCGTCTGTAGTTGTAAAAAACAACCCCCTTCCAATAATTGTATAGTCTAGCGTACTTAGTTCCCCCCACTCACACCCCCTTTAAGAACAACTCTAGATACTTATTTAACTCTAGTTGTGTACTTTTTTCATATAGCGCTTGTAGATTCAATGTAATTACGAGAACAAAACACCGATAGTGCATTTCTTAGAAGCCCTGCGAAGAAGCCAAGAATGAAACTTGAACCCAAGTTCATCCATTTGGCTTGTGTTCAGGTTTTTCGGTATTGCATGCGGCGCCCCACTAAGCTAAAGTTATTTCTAGTTCAAGCAGCGTATCCAACAATATCTTATCTATCAATctatctatatcatatatatatctaatacGAGTTATAGGCTTTTAGTGAATAGTCTCCAACTGTGATATAGTTCCTAGGCAATTCTCTATAATtaagatttttttaaattacttGTGAACAAACTCGTGGGCCACTGTTAAATTCTATGAATAGCCACACAGATCTTACTTTAGACAGTTTTGGGGCCTAGTTTCAAAATCAATTCGATAAATAGTTCAGATTTcattgcgaaaaaaaaaaaacaagaaaaacgattaacaagcaaacaaacaaacacaaaacaataaatcCCAAGCGTGCCATGCATTGATTATGCAATTCTCCTAAAGATTTCGAAAAATTTGTTGGCACATTAAGGTTGAAACTGAAATATAATCTTAAGATGTTTAGTCTATTTTATATTGATCAaagatatatgtaaataatatacaCAATCAATGCGATTATAATACTTATTTGTATACAATTAACAGCTTAACTTGTACGCATATTTACACATATACAATTTggcatataaattttaatttaatttaatttaattgcaattagtTTACAAGTACCTACGCAAAATTATGCATATACGAGTAAATAAAacgattttaaaataaattcttaattatgttttattcAACGCTAGGACAAAGGGCAACTGCTGCCAGTCAGCCTATTTATTATCAATTTGTTATATACGGCAACGCCGATTTTCGCAACTTTTTGAAGAATTTACGTCTTTTTTAATTGTGTTTCAAAATCTGAAGATTTTAAGTAGATAGATTTTTTAaccttttttaaatataacgaGCATTTTAGCTCGGCGGTTGgttgcatttgaaatttaacGGCTTGCCCCGTGCGCGTATGCAAcgaaattttgttttcacaaaatttcttgtaaaaatgttgtttttagagcggtggagatatgtcgtttcaaaacgacatattcccacaaaactattatcatggcggagttatgtcgttttgaaacgacatatctccgcggaaattttctgtccATCTACCTgttagtcatttctgttcgcctggtatttttgcaaaattcttgtaaaaatgttgtttttagagtggtggagatatgtcgtttcaaaacgacataatcccacataactattatcatggcggagttatgtcgttttgaaacgacatatctccgcggaaattttctgtggtTCTACCTgttagtcatttctgttcgcctggtatttctgcaaaatttcttgtaaaaatgttgtttttagagtggtggagatatgtcgttttaaaacgacatattcccacaaaactattatcatggcggagttatgtcgttttgaaacgacatatctccgcggaaattttctgtccATCTACCTgttagtcatttctgttcgcctggtatttttgcaaaatttcttgtaaaaatgttatttttagagcggtggagatatgtcgttttaaaacgacatattcccacaaaactattatcatggcggagttatgtcgttttgaaacgacatatctccgcggaaattttctgtccATCTACCGgttagtcatttctgttcgcctggtatttttgcaaaatttcttgtaaaaatgttgtttttagagcggtggagatatgtcgtttcaaaacgacataatcccacataactattatcatggcggagttatgtcgttttgaaacgacatatctccgcggaaattttctgtccATCTACCTgttagtcatttctgttcgcctggtatttttgcaaaatttcttgtaaaaatgttgtttttagagcggtggagatatgtcgttttaaaacgacatattcccacaaaactattatcatggcggagttatgtcgttttgaaacgacatatctccgcggaaattttctgttCATCTACCTgttagtcatttctgttcgcctggtatttttgcaaaatttcttgtaaaaatgttgtttttagagcggtggagatatgtcgtttcaaaacgacataatcccacataaccattatcatggcggagttatgtcgttttgaaacgacatatctccgcggaaattttctgtccATCTACCTgttagtcatttctgttcgcctggtatttttgcaaaatttcttgtaaaaatgttgtttttagagcggtggagatatgtcgttttaaaacgacatattcccACAAAACTATTATCATGGAAACTATTAtccgcggaaattttctgtccATCTACCTgttagtcatttctgttcgcctggtatttttgcaaaatttcttgtaaaaatgttgtttttagagcggtggagatatgtcgttttaaaacgacatattcccacaaaactattatcatggcggagttatgtcgttttgaaacgacatatctccgcggaaattttctgtggtTCTACCTgttagtcatttctgttcgcctggtatttctgcaaaatttcttgtaaaaatgttgtttttagagtggtggagatatgtcgttttaaaacgacatattcccacaaaactattatcatggcggagttatgtcgttttgaaacgacatatctccgcggaaattttctgtccATCTACCTgttagtcatttctgttcgcctggtatttttgcaaaattcttgtaaaaatgttgtttttagagtggtggagatatgtcgtttcaaaacgacataatcccacataactattatcatggcggagttatgtcgttttgaaacgacatatctccgcggaaattttctgtggtTCTACCTgttagtcatttctgttcgcctggtatttctgcaaaatttcttgtaaaaatgttgtttttagagtggtggagatatgtcgttttaaaacgacatattcccacaaaactattatcatggcggagttatgtcgttttgaaacgacatatctccgcggaaattttctgtccATCTACCTgttagtcatttctgttcgcctggtatttttgcaaaatttcttgtaaaaatgttatttttagagcggtggagatatgtcgttttaaaacgacatattcccacaaaactattatcatggcggagttatgtcgttttgaaacgacatatctccgcggaaattttctgtccATCTACCGgttagtcatttctgttcgcctggtatttttgcaaaatttcttgtaaaaatgttgtttttagagcggtggagatatgtcgttttaaaacgacatattcccacaaaactattatcatggcggagttatgtcgttttgaaacgacatatctccgcggaaattttctgttCATCTACCTgttagtcatttctgttcgcctggtatttttgcaaaatttcttgtaaaaatgttgtttttagagcggtggagatatgtcgtttaaaaacgacatattcccacaaaactattatcatggcggagttatgtcgttttgaaacgacatatctccgcggaaattttctgtccATCTACCTgttagtcatttctgttcgcctggtattttagcaaaatttcttgtaaaaatgttgtttttagagcggtggagatatgtcgttttaaaatgACATATTCCCACAAAactattatcatggcggagttatgtcgttttgaaacgacatatctccgcggaaattttctgtgcatctacctgctagtcatttctgttcgcctggtatttttgcaaaatttcttgtaaaaatgttgtttttagagcggtggagatatgtcgttttaaaacgacatattcccACAAAACTATTATCATGGAAACTATTAtccgcggaaattttctgtccATCTACCTgttagtcatttctgttcgcctggtatttttgcaaaatttcttgtaaaaatgttgtttttagagcggtggagatatgtcgttttaaaacgacatattcccacaaaactattatcatggcggagttatgtcgttttgaaacgacatatctccgcggaaattttctgtccATCTACCTgttagtcatttctgttcgcctggtatttttgcaaaatttcttgtaaaaatgttgtttttagagcggtggagatatgtcgttttaaaacgacatattcccacataactattatcatggcggagttatgtcgttatcaaacgacatatctttcttgtaaaaaacataaaatttcttgtaaaaatgttatttttagagcggtggagatatgtcgttttaaaacgacatattcccacaaaactattatcatggcggagttatgtcgttttgaaacgacatatctccgcggaaattttctgtccATCTACCTgttagtcatttctgttcgcctggtatttttgcaaaatttcttgtaaaaatgttgtttttagagcggtggagatatgtcgtttcaaaacgacataatcccacataaccattatcatggcggagttatgtcgttttgaaacgacatatctccgcggaaattttctgtccATCTACCTgttagtcatttctgttcgcctggtatttttggaaaatttcttgtaaaaatgttgtttttagagcggtggagatatgtcgtttcaaaacgacatattcccacaaaactattatcatggcggagttatgtcgttttgaaacgacatatctccgcggaaattttctgtccATCTACCTgttagtcatttctgttcgcctggtatttttgcaaaatttcttgtaaaaatgttgtttttagagcggtggagatatgtcgttttaaaacgacatattcccacaaaactattatcatggcggagttatgtcgttttgaaacgacatatctccgcggaaattttctgtccATCTACCTgttagtcatttctgttcgcctggtatttttgcaaaatttcttgtaaaaatgttgtttttagagcggtggagatatgtcgttttaactattatcatggcggagttatgtcgttatcaaacgacatatctttcttgtaaaaaacataaaatttcttgtaaaaatgttatttttagagcggtggagatatgtcgttttaaaacgacatattcccacaaaactattatcatggcggagttatgtcgttttgaaacgacatatctccgcggaaattttctgtccATCTACCTgttagtcatttctgttcgcctggtatttttgcaaaatttcttgtaaaaatgttgtttttagagcggtggagatatgtcgtttcaaaacgacataatcccacataaccattatcatggcggagttatgtcgttttgaaacgacatatctccgcggaaattttctgtgcatctacctgctagtcatttctgttcgcctggtatttttgcaaaatttcttgtaaaaatgttgtttttagagcggtggagatatgtcgttttaaaacgacatattcccacaaaactattatcatggcggagttatgtcgttttgaaacgacatatctccgcggaaattttctgtccATCTACCTgttagtcatttctgttcgcctggtatttttgcaaaatttcttgtaaaaatgttgtttttagagcggtggagatatgtcgttttaaaacgacatattcccacaaaactattatcatggcggagttatgtcgttttgaaacgacatatctccgcggaaattttctgtccATCTATCTACCTgttagtcatttctgttcgcctgctatttttgcaaaatttcttgtaaaaatgttgtttttagagcggtggagacatgtcgtttcaaaacgacataatcccacataactattatcatggcggagttatgtcgttttgaaacgacatatctccgcggaaattttctgtgcatctacctgctagtTATTTCTGTtctttcttgtaaaaatgttgtttttagagcggtggagatatgtcgttttaaaacgacatattcccacaaaactattatcatggcggagttatgtcgttttgaaacgacatatctccgcggaaattttctgtccATCTACCTgttagtcatttctgttcgcctggtatttttgcaaaatttcttgtaaaaatgttgtttttagagcggtggagatatgtcgttttaaaacgacatattcccacaaaactattatcatggcggagttatgtcgttttgaaacgacatatctccgcggaaattttctgtccATCTACCGgttagtcatttctgttcgcctggtatttttgcaaaatttcttgtaaaaatgttgtttttagagcggtggagatatgtcgtttcaaaacgacataatcccacataaccattatcatggcggagttatgtcgttttgaaacgacatatctccgcggaaattttctgtgcatctacctgctagtcatttctgttcgcctggtatttttgcaaaatttcttgtaaaaatgttgtttttagagcggtggagatatgtcgttttaaaacgacatattcccacaaaactattatcatggcggagttatgtcgttttgaaacgacatatctccgcggaaattttctgtccATCTACCTgttagtcatttctgttcgcctggtatttttgcaaaatttcttgtaaaaatgttgtttttagagcggtggagatatgtcgttttaaaacgacatattcccacaaaactattatcatggcggagttatgtcgttttgaaacgacatatctccgcggaaattttctgtccATCTACCTgttagtcatttctgttcgcctggtatttttgcaaaatttcttgtaaaaatgttgtttttagagcggtggagatatgtcgttttaaaatgACATATTCCCACAAAactattatcatggcggagttatgtcgttttgaaacgacatatctccgcggaaattttctgtccATCTACCTgttagtcatttctgttcgcctggtatttttgcaaaatttcttgtaaaaatgttgtttttagagcggtggagatatgtcgtttcaaaacgacataatcccacataaccattatcatggcggagttatgtcgttttgaaacgacatatctccgcggaaattttctgtgcatctacctgctagtcatttctgttcgcctggtatttttgcaaaatttcttgtaaaaatgttgtttttagagcggtggagatatgtcgttttaaaacgacatattcccacaaaactattatcatggcggagttatgtcgttttgaaacgacatatctccgcggaaattttctgtccATCTACCTgttagtcatttctgttcgcctggtatttttgcaaaatttcttgtaaaaatgttgtttttagagcggtggagatatgtcgttttaaaacgacatattcccacaaaactattatcatggcggagttatgtcgttttgaaacgacatatctccgcggaaattttctgtccATCTACCTgttagtcatttctgttcgcctggtatttttgcaaaatttcttgtaaaaatgttgtttttagagcggtggagatatgtcgttttaaaacgacatattcccacaaaactattatcatggcggagttatgtcgttttgaaacgacatatctccgcggaaattttctgtccATCTACCTgttagtcatttctgttcgcctggtatttttgcaaaatttcttgtaaaaatgttgtttttagagcggtggagatatgtcgttttaaaacgacatattcccACAAAACTATcatcatggcggagttatgtcgttttgaaacgacatatctccgcggaaattttctgtccATCTACCTgttagtcatttctgttcgcctggtatttttgcaaaatttcttgtaaaaatgttgtttttagagcggtggagatatgtcgttttaaaacgacatattcccacaaaactattatcatggcggagttatgtcgttttgaaacgacatatctccgcggaaattttctgtccATCTACCTgttagtcatttctgttcgcctggtatttttgtaCATAATTttgacataatcccacataaccattatcatggcggagctatgtcgttttgaaacgacatatctccgcggaaattttctgtgcatctagctgctagtca
This window harbors:
- the Egfr gene encoding epidermal growth factor receptor isoform X2 yields the protein MSISGIIYIGAGLLLICASHLAAASATANAGYVDHGDTKVCIGTKSRLSVPSNRDHHYRNLRDRYTNCTYVDGNLELTWLQDPNLDLSFLANIREVTGYILISHVDVTKVIFPKLQIIRGRTLFSLTVDEAKYALFAAYSKMNTLEMPELRDILQGWVGFFSNYNLCHTRSIVWREILSGVNDHYNYTYNFTAEERTCPKCDPSCERGACWGEGPHNCQKFSKINCAPQCAQGRCFGQGPRDCCHLFCAGGCTGPTQKDCIACKNFFDDGVCKEECPPMRKYNPTNYELEANPEGKYAYGATCVRECPGHLLKDNGACVRSCPSDKMAKDGECVACNGPCPKTCPGVPVLNSGNIDSFKNCTVIEGNIRVLDQTFSGYQDINSNYTMGARYIPMHPDRLEVFSTVKEITGYLNIEGVHQHFKNLSYFRNLEVIHGRQLMESFFAALSIVKSSLSSLELRNLKRINSGSIVIQHNEKLCYVSNIRWSTVQKSNDQMQYINENLNTSECRKARQVCSDQCNSDGCWGAGPDQCLNCKSFNYNGTCIADCRNVTKTYQFDAKTCKKCHPECRTCSGPGAEHCDECVHVRDDQHCVTVCPENKYSDFGICRRCHETCEGCTGPNNTIGHGACNTCNLAIINADATVERCLRKDDKCPDGYYWEYVHPQEQGSLKPLAGKAICRKCHPRCELCTNYGFHEQVCSKCAGYKRREQCEDECPADHYADEEKRECFECHPECKGCTGPGSEDCLACRNFKLFAESEVYDNSTLFNCTSKCPPELPHVNYQSHFIGPHCASSPPRGSKLTAGLNVNMIIIIFVAVFIPVICVLCVIIYICRQKQQEKKETDDLAKVFFGCEDSEPLRPSNIGANLSKLRIVKDAELRKGGVLGMGAFGRVYKGVWVPEGENVKIPVAIKELLKTSGAESSQEFLNEAYAMATVEHGNLLKLLAVCMSSQMMLITQLMPLGCLLDYVRNNRDKIGSKALLNWSTQIAKGMSYLEERRLVHRDLAARNVLVQTPSLVKITDFGLAKLLSLDSNEYKAAGGKMPIKWLALECIRHRVFSSKSDVWAFGVTIWELLTFGQRPHENILAKDIPDLIEMGLKLEQPEICSLDIYCTLLSCWQLDADLRPPFKQLTNVFAEFARDPGRYLAIPGDKFTRLPAYTSQDEKDLIRKLAPTTDGSEPMVEADDYLQPKAAPGPSHRTDGTDEIPKLNRYCKDPSNKNSNSGGIGGDDETDSNAREVGVGNLRLDLPVDEDDYLMPTGQGNPNGNNNNNNNNSNNPNNNMATAAATGYIDVIGVPVSVDNPEYLLNALSAGEAPMPTQTIGIPVAGVPGTMEVKMPGSESTSSDHEYYNDTQRELQPLQLLRSRSTETRV
- the Egfr gene encoding epidermal growth factor receptor isoform X1 — encoded protein: MRAFKLFRRCGSGLCLPLLLLLLAHCVCVWPASAARDRYTRQNAKQRHQDAYRSNAAGRARNRAAGGGGGHERAAAAAAAAAAGNAAIMANGGVVGDHNKDTFPKGKICIGTKSRLSVPSNRDHHYRNLRDRYTNCTYVDGNLELTWLQDPNLDLSFLANIREVTGYILISHVDVTKVIFPKLQIIRGRTLFSLTVDEAKYALFAAYSKMNTLEMPELRDILQGWVGFFSNYNLCHTRSIVWREILSGVNDHYNYTYNFTAEERTCPKCDPSCERGACWGEGPHNCQKFSKINCAPQCAQGRCFGQGPRDCCHLFCAGGCTGPTQKDCIACKNFFDDGVCKEECPPMRKYNPTNYELEANPEGKYAYGATCVRECPGHLLKDNGACVRSCPSDKMAKDGECVACNGPCPKTCPGVPVLNSGNIDSFKNCTVIEGNIRVLDQTFSGYQDINSNYTMGARYIPMHPDRLEVFSTVKEITGYLNIEGVHQHFKNLSYFRNLEVIHGRQLMESFFAALSIVKSSLSSLELRNLKRINSGSIVIQHNEKLCYVSNIRWSTVQKSNDQMQYINENLNTSECRKARQVCSDQCNSDGCWGAGPDQCLNCKSFNYNGTCIADCRNVTKTYQFDAKTCKKCHPECRTCSGPGAEHCDECVHVRDDQHCVTVCPENKYSDFGICRRCHETCEGCTGPNNTIGHGACNTCNLAIINADATVERCLRKDDKCPDGYYWEYVHPQEQGSLKPLAGKAICRKCHPRCELCTNYGFHEQVCSKCAGYKRREQCEDECPADHYADEEKRECFECHPECKGCTGPGSEDCLACRNFKLFAESEVYDNSTLFNCTSKCPPELPHVNYQSHFIGPHCASSPPRGSKLTAGLNVNMIIIIFVAVFIPVICVLCVIIYICRQKQQEKKETDDLAKVFFGCEDSEPLRPSNIGANLSKLRIVKDAELRKGGVLGMGAFGRVYKGVWVPEGENVKIPVAIKELLKTSGAESSQEFLNEAYAMATVEHGNLLKLLAVCMSSQMMLITQLMPLGCLLDYVRNNRDKIGSKALLNWSTQIAKGMSYLEERRLVHRDLAARNVLVQTPSLVKITDFGLAKLLSLDSNEYKAAGGKMPIKWLALECIRHRVFSSKSDVWAFGVTIWELLTFGQRPHENILAKDIPDLIEMGLKLEQPEICSLDIYCTLLSCWQLDADLRPPFKQLTNVFAEFARDPGRYLAIPGDKFTRLPAYTSQDEKDLIRKLAPTTDGSEPMVEADDYLQPKAAPGPSHRTDGTDEIPKLNRYCKDPSNKNSNSGGIGGDDETDSNAREVGVGNLRLDLPVDEDDYLMPTGQGNPNGNNNNNNNNSNNPNNNMATAAATGYIDVIGVPVSVDNPEYLLNALSAGEAPMPTQTIGIPVAGVPGTMEVKMPGSESTSSDHEYYNDTQRELQPLQLLRSRSTETRV